A single region of the Selenomonas sp. oral taxon 920 genome encodes:
- a CDS encoding Ada metal-binding domain-containing protein, producing MLKKIALASLTAVVLTAAVPALATDYLANTKSGKFHYATCRTIKHPDAPHFVHYNSREAAIADGYAPCGVCRP from the coding sequence ATGCTCAAAAAGATTGCCCTCGCCTCCCTCACCGCCGTCGTACTGACCGCCGCAGTCCCTGCCCTTGCGACGGACTATCTTGCCAACACAAAGTCCGGCAAGTTCCACTACGCGACCTGCCGCACAATCAAGCATCCCGACGCACCGCACTTCGTACACTACAACTCACGCGAGGCGGCCATTGCCGATGGTTACGCCCCCTGCGGAGTATGCCGCCCGTAA
- a CDS encoding ATP-dependent Clp protease ATP-binding subunit — MNYRQFFTQAAIKAVEFSQYIAQRRGKGYIGTGQLLLGILHMRDTIAAETLDKFGVDYDSAEQVIRRSDGFQDVLHPAEDVPFYTRRAQRVMQGAIDTAREERSFVTTEHILLSLLTEADGTAVHTIEELDVDVEALQSEVVERMSDAEESKDKSARRKPNKGERKGLPASIKKYGRDLIDVARAGGLDPVIGRAAEIDRVIQILARRTKNNPILLGEAGVGKTAVAEGLAQRIADGEVPFLLEDKRVITLSMTALVAGTKYRGEFEERLKNVVDDVIKAKNIILFIDEIHTLIRAGGAEGSLDAANILKPALARGEMQIVGATTLSEYKKHFAKDSALARRFQTVMVEEPSEEDAELILFGLRGKYEEFHHARVEDAAVRAAVHLAKRYITDRYLPDKAIDLMDEAASRVRMKTVGDTDQLAGLRTEIAEIVKEKDAAISGQDYEKAAQLRDREQELRAQLEASRRGEDQRAEILVTENDIADVVAQWTGIPVQRIAAKESERLLALEKQIGRRVIGQDEAVRAVSKAVRRARAGVKDPRRPIGSFLFLGSTGVGKTELARALAESVFGSEEAIIRFDMSEYMEKHTTARLVGAPPGYVGYEEGGQLTDAVRKKPFSIVLFDEVEKAHPDVFHMLLQVLEDGRLTDGQGLVTDFRNTIIIMTSNAGANHLRSTTGTIGFSIGQQAKDTDEERAKKRVMEEVKKIFRPEFLNRVDDMIVFNALGEPELTKIVDILLRDVKARLAEQKINIEVSPSAKRVLISKGTDVKFGARPLRRAIQKNIEDALAEHILARDFTAGDVISVRKAGDGLDFVKKDTSRNKRVRGEKQASYHEA; from the coding sequence TTGAACTACCGTCAATTTTTTACACAGGCGGCCATTAAAGCCGTAGAGTTTTCACAGTATATCGCGCAGCGGCGCGGCAAGGGGTACATTGGAACCGGCCAGCTTCTGCTGGGTATCCTGCATATGCGTGACACAATCGCGGCAGAGACGTTGGATAAATTCGGCGTGGACTACGACAGTGCGGAGCAGGTCATTCGGCGTTCGGACGGTTTTCAGGATGTCCTGCATCCGGCGGAGGATGTCCCCTTCTACACACGGCGTGCACAGCGCGTCATGCAGGGAGCGATTGATACCGCACGTGAGGAGCGTTCCTTTGTGACCACAGAGCATATCCTGCTTAGCCTGCTTACGGAGGCGGACGGTACCGCAGTGCACACAATTGAGGAGCTGGATGTCGATGTTGAGGCACTCCAGAGTGAGGTCGTAGAGCGCATGAGCGATGCGGAGGAGTCCAAGGATAAGTCCGCGCGCAGAAAACCGAACAAGGGCGAGCGCAAGGGACTGCCTGCTTCGATCAAAAAATACGGGCGCGATCTCATCGACGTCGCACGTGCTGGGGGGCTGGACCCCGTGATCGGGCGTGCGGCGGAGATCGACCGCGTGATTCAGATCCTCGCGCGCCGCACGAAGAATAACCCCATTCTCCTCGGTGAGGCAGGGGTCGGCAAGACCGCCGTCGCAGAGGGGCTTGCCCAGCGCATTGCGGACGGCGAGGTGCCGTTCCTGCTTGAGGACAAGCGTGTCATCACCTTATCGATGACAGCGCTTGTCGCCGGAACGAAGTACCGCGGCGAGTTCGAGGAACGTCTTAAAAATGTGGTGGATGATGTCATTAAGGCAAAGAATATCATCCTCTTCATCGACGAGATTCATACACTCATCCGCGCCGGCGGCGCAGAGGGCTCATTGGATGCGGCAAACATCCTGAAGCCTGCCCTTGCCCGCGGCGAGATGCAGATTGTCGGTGCGACGACGCTCAGTGAGTACAAGAAGCACTTCGCAAAGGACAGTGCACTCGCACGCCGCTTCCAGACCGTCATGGTGGAGGAGCCGAGCGAGGAGGATGCAGAACTGATTCTCTTCGGACTGCGCGGCAAATACGAGGAGTTTCACCATGCACGCGTCGAGGACGCCGCTGTTCGGGCAGCTGTGCACCTCGCCAAGCGCTATATTACGGATCGCTATCTGCCGGACAAGGCGATTGACCTCATGGATGAGGCAGCGTCGCGCGTGCGCATGAAGACTGTCGGTGATACGGATCAGCTTGCGGGGCTGCGCACGGAGATTGCAGAGATTGTCAAGGAAAAGGATGCGGCAATCAGCGGGCAGGACTACGAAAAGGCGGCGCAGCTGCGTGACCGCGAGCAGGAACTGCGCGCACAGCTGGAGGCATCGCGCCGTGGTGAGGATCAGCGTGCAGAGATTCTGGTGACGGAGAACGATATCGCGGATGTTGTTGCACAGTGGACGGGGATCCCCGTGCAGCGCATTGCGGCAAAGGAGTCCGAGCGTCTGCTCGCCCTTGAAAAACAAATTGGACGCCGTGTCATCGGTCAGGATGAGGCGGTGCGCGCCGTATCGAAGGCTGTGCGCCGTGCACGTGCAGGGGTGAAGGATCCGCGCCGCCCCATTGGCTCTTTTCTCTTCCTCGGCTCCACGGGAGTCGGCAAGACGGAGCTGGCACGGGCACTCGCTGAGTCCGTCTTTGGCTCAGAGGAGGCGATCATCCGCTTCGATATGTCCGAGTACATGGAAAAGCACACGACCGCACGCCTCGTTGGTGCACCTCCGGGCTACGTCGGCTACGAGGAGGGCGGTCAGCTCACGGACGCTGTGCGCAAGAAGCCGTTCTCCATCGTTCTCTTTGACGAGGTGGAGAAGGCACATCCCGATGTGTTTCATATGCTTCTGCAGGTGCTTGAGGATGGACGGCTCACGGACGGGCAGGGGCTCGTCACGGATTTTCGCAATACAATCATCATCATGACCTCGAATGCGGGTGCGAACCATCTGCGCTCGACCACGGGGACGATCGGCTTCTCGATTGGTCAGCAGGCAAAGGATACGGATGAGGAGCGCGCGAAGAAGCGCGTCATGGAGGAGGTCAAGAAGATCTTCCGCCCCGAATTTCTGAACCGTGTAGATGATATGATCGTATTCAACGCACTCGGTGAGCCCGAGCTGACGAAGATCGTGGATATCCTCCTGCGCGATGTGAAGGCACGCCTTGCCGAGCAGAAGATCAATATTGAGGTCAGCCCGTCCGCGAAGCGCGTTCTCATCTCGAAGGGGACGGATGTCAAATTCGGGGCACGGCCTCTTCGCCGCGCCATCCAGAAGAACATTGAAGATGCGCTTGCAGAACATATCCTCGCGCGTGACTTTACGGCGGGAGATGTCATCTCCGTCCGCAAGGCGGGCGACGGGCTGGACTTCGTCAAGAAGGACACGAGCCGCAACAAGCGCGTAAGGGGCGAGAAGCAGGCCTCCTATCATGAAGCTTGA
- a CDS encoding lysylphosphatidylglycerol synthase transmembrane domain-containing protein produces the protein MSKFARRFLLLFVLVFGISAAVIYTTVDINTLQNLTRFHPWSLLLALLAVGFGMFFDGSRLMHLVKISNEKITLYQAVQVIFGNYFLALLTPGATGGAVAQVMFLRHAGVPTGKAAVLVIVRTLLSIFFLALCMPFIFLHDEGIVPGVSNDILMAVTLAAFLGIVFTVVGARRGFLDYVVVWIARRLHDKKRHQLFGLYRDTKSAISLLLGAPRQMLVVFLESGLNLLCIYAVVPCLLLGLGVTDADWYTVMGRMIFLNMLLYFSPTPGGSGIAEGGFVLLFAATVPAGTVGIVAVCWRLIAEYLPFLIGFYYTVTVFGREFLRRY, from the coding sequence ATGAGTAAATTTGCGCGGCGCTTTCTCCTTCTTTTTGTCCTCGTTTTTGGCATTTCTGCCGCAGTTATCTATACAACGGTGGACATCAATACACTCCAGAATCTGACGCGCTTTCACCCGTGGTCGCTTCTATTGGCGCTCCTTGCCGTCGGGTTTGGGATGTTCTTCGATGGCAGCCGCCTCATGCACCTCGTTAAGATCTCCAATGAAAAAATCACCTTGTACCAAGCAGTACAGGTGATCTTCGGCAATTATTTTCTCGCACTTCTCACGCCGGGAGCGACGGGTGGTGCGGTTGCACAAGTCATGTTTCTGCGCCATGCGGGTGTGCCCACAGGAAAGGCGGCGGTGCTCGTCATCGTGCGCACGCTGCTCTCGATCTTCTTCCTCGCGCTCTGTATGCCGTTCATCTTTCTGCATGACGAGGGCATCGTCCCCGGTGTGTCGAACGATATTTTGATGGCGGTGACACTCGCGGCCTTTCTTGGCATTGTATTCACCGTTGTGGGAGCGCGGCGCGGCTTCCTTGACTACGTTGTCGTCTGGATCGCACGCCGTCTGCATGATAAGAAACGGCATCAGCTTTTCGGTCTCTATCGCGACACAAAGAGTGCGATCTCTCTTTTGCTCGGTGCGCCGCGTCAGATGCTCGTTGTCTTCCTCGAGTCGGGGCTGAATCTTCTCTGCATCTACGCCGTTGTACCGTGTCTCCTGCTTGGGCTCGGCGTCACGGATGCGGACTGGTACACCGTTATGGGGCGCATGATCTTTCTCAACATGCTTCTCTACTTCAGTCCGACACCGGGCGGCTCCGGCATCGCCGAGGGTGGGTTCGTCCTCCTCTTTGCTGCGACCGTTCCCGCCGGCACTGTCGGTATCGTCGCTGTCTGCTGGCGGCTTATCGCCGAATACCTCCCGTTCCTCATCGGCTTTTACTACACCGTTACCGTCTTTGGCCGCGAATTTTTGCGGCGATACTGA
- a CDS encoding UvrB/UvrC motif-containing protein, with product MICEECGRNDAIVHIVQIGPGGRSEKNICMSCAARYGASILRAQQENVSAEDFLKGIFGSNQQESTAEEDAPHITCPNCGMKFQDFPQTGQIGCSVCYETFHHELTPLLRRIHGSSVHRGKIPRRSGSSIMLRQEAEQLRARLKEAVAREEYEKAAEYRDRIRGLERRMEEQSYGS from the coding sequence ATGATTTGTGAGGAGTGCGGCCGCAATGATGCGATTGTGCACATTGTGCAGATCGGTCCGGGCGGTCGGAGCGAGAAGAATATATGTATGAGCTGCGCGGCACGCTATGGGGCGTCAATTCTCCGCGCGCAGCAGGAGAATGTTTCGGCGGAGGACTTCCTGAAGGGAATCTTCGGCAGCAATCAGCAGGAGAGCACCGCTGAGGAGGACGCACCGCATATCACGTGTCCGAACTGCGGCATGAAATTCCAGGACTTTCCGCAGACGGGGCAGATTGGCTGCTCGGTCTGCTATGAGACATTTCATCATGAACTCACGCCCCTCCTGCGGCGAATCCACGGATCGAGTGTTCATCGCGGCAAGATCCCGCGCCGCTCGGGGAGCTCGATCATGCTCCGTCAAGAAGCTGAGCAGCTGCGGGCACGCCTGAAAGAGGCAGTTGCGCGTGAGGAGTACGAGAAGGCGGCGGAGTACCGCGATCGGATTCGCGGCCTGGAACGGCGCATGGAGGAGCAGTCCTATGGCAGTTGA
- a CDS encoding ATP--guanido phosphotransferase yields the protein MAVDELLQSSRLSWFGGSGADSDVVISSRVRLARNLVGLPFPGRADHGQLAEIRQTLDAAFAEIGAEFGQEFDRLTLDQLTALQRSVLIEKRLISEKFAETQAHRMAYISEDACVSILVNEDDHLRIQVMAPGLSLGQAFERASHVDDYIEERLDLAFDETMGYLTAYPTNLGTGLRASVILHLPGLVYTHNIENIVNTSPQLGLAVHPLEGIGEGAHLYKVSNQFTLGYSEAEMIENLQATVGEIAAHERRARKALSYFGKDGVEDGVWRAFGILSYARSLTEQELFALISRVRYGIDRGIIKEVAPECCAEIIVAGRDNYLKYAAGNENLSAGEISAIRASRVRAILQKYSIQG from the coding sequence ATGGCAGTTGACGAACTCCTGCAGAGCAGCCGGCTCTCGTGGTTCGGCGGAAGCGGCGCGGACAGCGATGTCGTCATCTCGAGCCGCGTACGCCTTGCGCGCAACCTCGTGGGACTGCCGTTTCCGGGGCGCGCCGATCACGGTCAGTTGGCGGAGATTCGGCAGACACTGGATGCTGCCTTTGCAGAGATCGGTGCCGAGTTCGGTCAGGAATTTGACCGTCTCACACTTGATCAGCTGACTGCACTCCAGCGCAGTGTGCTGATTGAGAAGCGTCTCATCAGTGAAAAATTTGCCGAGACACAGGCACACCGCATGGCATACATCAGTGAGGATGCCTGTGTCAGCATTCTGGTCAACGAGGACGATCACCTGCGCATTCAGGTCATGGCGCCGGGGCTCTCGCTCGGACAGGCGTTCGAACGGGCATCACACGTGGATGACTACATCGAGGAGCGGCTCGATCTCGCCTTTGACGAGACGATGGGGTATCTGACGGCATATCCGACGAATCTCGGGACGGGGCTGCGCGCCTCTGTCATCCTTCATCTGCCGGGGCTTGTCTACACGCACAACATCGAAAATATTGTCAATACGTCGCCCCAGCTTGGCCTCGCCGTACATCCGCTTGAGGGCATCGGCGAGGGGGCACATCTCTACAAGGTTTCCAACCAATTCACCCTTGGGTACTCCGAGGCGGAGATGATTGAGAACCTGCAGGCGACGGTGGGGGAGATTGCCGCCCATGAGAGACGTGCCCGCAAGGCGCTTTCCTACTTTGGGAAGGACGGTGTGGAGGACGGCGTATGGCGTGCCTTTGGCATTCTGTCCTACGCGCGCTCTCTGACGGAGCAGGAACTTTTCGCGCTCATCTCGCGTGTGCGTTACGGTATTGACCGGGGGATCATCAAAGAGGTGGCACCGGAGTGCTGTGCAGAGATCATCGTCGCGGGACGCGACAACTATCTCAAATACGCAGCGGGAAACGAAAATCTATCTGCGGGGGAAATCAGCGCCATACGTGCTTCGCGTGTGCGCGCGATCTTACAAAAATACAGCATACAGGGATGA
- a CDS encoding CtsR family transcriptional regulator, which produces MSNIADMIESYILRQLAARQDGQVELRRTDIADEISCAPSQISYVLSTRFTQDRGFVVESRRGLGGFIRIVQVPLRDLVYQDMLSKIDEDTDMETVQSMVRYLAQHGMVETREAALLMQMVTGLFHSKTLAPKERVQMLKTMILTLENFR; this is translated from the coding sequence ATGAGCAACATTGCCGATATGATCGAGTCCTACATCCTCCGTCAGCTTGCTGCACGGCAGGACGGTCAGGTGGAACTGCGGCGGACGGATATCGCGGATGAGATTTCATGTGCACCGTCGCAGATCAGTTATGTGCTCTCCACACGGTTCACGCAGGATCGCGGCTTCGTAGTGGAATCGCGGCGCGGACTCGGCGGGTTCATCCGCATCGTGCAGGTGCCGCTGCGCGATCTCGTCTATCAGGATATGCTGTCAAAGATCGACGAGGACACCGATATGGAGACGGTGCAGTCGATGGTGCGTTACCTCGCGCAGCACGGCATGGTGGAGACGCGTGAGGCGGCACTCCTAATGCAGATGGTAACAGGCCTTTTTCACTCGAAGACGCTTGCGCCAAAGGAGCGTGTTCAGATGCTGAAAACAATGATATTGACGCTAGAGAACTTTAGATAG
- the radA gene encoding DNA repair protein RadA, with protein sequence MAKKKKTAYVCQNCGYDTSKWMGKCPGCGAWNSMVEEVVVPAVEECRGVGTGSAERPQPIGEIAVADLPRFSTGSGELDRVLGGGVIPGSMVLIVGDPGVGKSSLTLRVSADIARAGQRVLYVTGEESARQIRMRADRLQAIADDLLVVSETNLDAICAHVEHEHPALFIIDSIQTMYRPDIESAPGSVSQVRECAMELMRVAKNAGIAVFVIGHVTKEGSLAGPRVLEHIVDTVLYFEGERNAEYRVLRAVKNRFGSTNELGLFEMRDVGLVDVPDASKLFLSERAMESGSIIVPTVEGTRPLLVEVQALVAPTPYQPPRRTADSVDVKRIQLLLAVLEKRVKLPIGAADVYVKVAGGIRLDEPAADLALCVAMASSFANRLPRPHMVVCGEVGLSGEVRAVSQAELRVAEARRLGFKAALLPMKNYRQLKGKFEDMELFGAETIGDALKCAMPKNI encoded by the coding sequence ATGGCAAAGAAGAAAAAAACAGCATACGTTTGTCAGAACTGTGGCTATGACACCTCGAAGTGGATGGGGAAATGCCCCGGCTGCGGTGCGTGGAATTCGATGGTGGAGGAAGTCGTGGTGCCCGCCGTTGAGGAGTGCCGAGGCGTTGGTACGGGCAGCGCGGAGCGCCCACAGCCCATCGGGGAAATTGCCGTCGCGGATCTGCCGCGTTTTTCGACCGGGTCGGGAGAACTCGACCGTGTGCTCGGCGGGGGCGTAATCCCCGGATCGATGGTGCTCATCGTCGGTGATCCAGGCGTCGGCAAGTCGAGCCTTACGCTGCGTGTCTCGGCAGATATTGCACGTGCGGGACAGCGTGTCCTCTATGTGACCGGCGAGGAGAGTGCACGGCAGATTCGCATGCGTGCAGACCGTCTGCAGGCCATTGCGGACGATCTGCTCGTTGTCAGCGAGACAAATCTCGATGCAATCTGTGCCCATGTGGAGCACGAGCATCCCGCACTCTTCATCATCGACTCCATCCAGACCATGTATCGTCCCGATATCGAGAGTGCGCCCGGCAGCGTCTCACAGGTACGAGAGTGCGCCATGGAACTGATGCGTGTGGCGAAAAATGCGGGAATTGCTGTCTTTGTCATCGGTCATGTGACGAAGGAGGGGAGCCTCGCGGGTCCGCGCGTCCTCGAGCACATCGTCGACACCGTGCTCTACTTTGAGGGCGAACGCAACGCCGAGTATCGCGTACTGCGCGCCGTAAAGAACCGTTTCGGCAGCACAAACGAACTCGGCCTCTTTGAGATGCGCGATGTCGGACTCGTCGATGTGCCGGATGCGTCAAAGCTGTTTCTCTCAGAGCGTGCAATGGAGAGCGGTTCCATCATTGTACCGACGGTGGAGGGAACACGTCCGCTGCTCGTCGAGGTACAGGCACTTGTTGCGCCGACTCCGTATCAGCCGCCGCGTCGGACAGCGGACTCCGTGGATGTGAAGCGGATTCAGCTCCTTCTCGCCGTACTCGAAAAGCGCGTGAAGCTCCCCATTGGAGCCGCCGATGTCTATGTGAAGGTTGCGGGCGGCATACGTCTCGACGAACCTGCCGCCGATCTTGCACTCTGCGTTGCCATGGCATCCAGCTTCGCCAATCGTCTGCCGCGCCCGCATATGGTCGTCTGCGGTGAGGTCGGGCTTTCGGGTGAGGTACGCGCCGTCTCGCAGGCAGAGCTGCGCGTCGCCGAGGCGCGGCGGCTCGGATTCAAAGCAGCCCTCCTGCCAATGAAGAACTATCGGCAGCTCAAAGGGAAATTCGAAGACATGGAGCTCTTCGGCGCGGAGACCATCGGAGACGCACTCAAATGTGCCATGCCCAAAAATATTTGA
- a CDS encoding flagellar hook-length control protein FliK gives MNASNLMAVSPADGISAGAGASKGRAASVGNRAQVTSGKNSFSDTFGALQKGMTAGAAKTETRETPTAAAQTKVPQAGSTATSQNTQDVTAETPKTADETQAAKGTENVSADDAAAVVAALAALVNADAAIVDTNVNEGLDAALTEILERYDLTADALGDTKLQNAVQNLLQQMPEETAKSRNFLLALEGQPLAQETADPAAQGGSEGAVLRMTALDSVLPMQLRATLNTASLPTEAQVPVVDISEFSTANAAQRSNVAAALNPEAQTALLGAQREGTQNVGRSAAELIGENLTTEDSAANPLTVLAQRTMRHDASQGDAAGQEAQQEQLPGESQQPVRTTTTAPLELPTRAAEPSMQGTPQPIAAQTGTTPPAQEVSIPASTQETQRPQPDYEIPRQIVEQARLLRSLNDTQMVIRLRPEHLGELTLRVSVGSNGAVQASFHSDNAQVRNVIENSLVQLRQELNNQGLKVDRVGVYAGLTDGQMPQGQGQEAWQQSSSRQSGTQQVYARGDADDYLDEIDGLAPLAAEETGGSVGSDGVDYRV, from the coding sequence ATGAATGCAAGTAATCTCATGGCTGTATCTCCGGCTGATGGGATCTCTGCGGGAGCAGGGGCGTCAAAGGGACGCGCCGCGTCCGTGGGGAATCGTGCGCAAGTAACCTCAGGGAAGAATTCGTTCAGCGATACATTTGGCGCGCTGCAAAAGGGAATGACGGCAGGGGCGGCAAAGACAGAGACGCGTGAGACTCCCACTGCTGCGGCACAGACGAAGGTACCGCAGGCGGGCAGCACAGCGACGTCGCAGAACACACAGGATGTGACGGCAGAGACACCGAAAACTGCCGATGAAACACAGGCTGCGAAGGGCACGGAGAACGTATCAGCGGATGATGCAGCCGCCGTTGTGGCAGCGCTTGCGGCACTCGTGAACGCGGATGCGGCGATCGTGGATACCAATGTGAACGAGGGGCTTGATGCCGCACTCACGGAGATCCTTGAACGCTACGATCTGACGGCGGACGCGCTCGGTGATACAAAGCTGCAGAATGCCGTGCAGAATCTCCTGCAGCAGATGCCCGAAGAGACGGCGAAGAGCCGTAATTTCCTCCTCGCACTCGAAGGGCAGCCGCTCGCGCAGGAGACTGCCGACCCGGCGGCACAGGGGGGAAGTGAAGGTGCTGTTCTGCGCATGACAGCCCTTGATTCAGTACTTCCCATGCAGCTGCGTGCGACGCTGAATACAGCGTCCCTACCGACGGAGGCACAGGTGCCTGTGGTCGATATAAGCGAGTTTTCAACAGCGAATGCCGCGCAGCGCAGTAATGTAGCCGCAGCGCTGAATCCAGAGGCACAGACGGCACTCCTTGGAGCTCAGCGCGAAGGGACACAGAACGTAGGACGGTCGGCGGCAGAGCTCATCGGCGAGAATCTGACGACAGAGGATTCTGCAGCCAACCCGCTCACGGTGCTCGCACAGCGTACCATGCGCCATGATGCTTCGCAGGGCGATGCCGCAGGGCAGGAGGCGCAGCAGGAGCAGCTGCCGGGTGAGTCACAGCAGCCCGTACGTACAACAACGACCGCTCCGCTCGAGCTTCCGACACGTGCCGCAGAGCCCTCGATGCAAGGGACACCGCAGCCCATTGCAGCGCAGACAGGAACGACACCTCCCGCACAGGAGGTCAGCATTCCCGCATCGACACAGGAGACGCAGCGTCCGCAGCCGGACTATGAGATCCCTCGTCAGATCGTGGAGCAGGCACGGCTTCTGCGCTCGTTGAACGACACGCAGATGGTCATTCGTCTGCGTCCCGAACATCTTGGAGAGCTTACGCTGCGAGTCTCGGTTGGCTCGAACGGTGCTGTACAGGCATCGTTCCACAGCGACAACGCCCAGGTACGCAACGTGATTGAAAACTCCCTCGTTCAGCTCCGTCAGGAACTGAACAATCAGGGACTCAAGGTTGATCGTGTCGGTGTTTACGCAGGTCTCACGGATGGGCAAATGCCGCAGGGACAGGGGCAGGAAGCATGGCAGCAGAGCAGCAGCCGACAGAGCGGAACACAGCAGGTCTACGCGCGCGGCGATGCTGATGACTATCTCGATGAGATCGATGGTCTTGCGCCGCTCGCGGCAGAGGAGACCGGCGGCAGTGTCGGAAGTGATGGCGTGGACTATCGCGTCTAG
- a CDS encoding LysR family transcriptional regulator: MELAQLKYFQVMANIRHFTRAARMLDVTQPALSRSMAKLEKDLEIPLFKRHEGEIELTSEGERLLRRVDRILREVDSAREEASSARAEVSTEFKLSFIHSLGSYVLPHILQDFRASFPDIRVQLNQQDSSTLAQQVAAGETDLGLCSTIPTTEYSAWVYLWSEELFVTVPLGHPFADRKRINLRELEDEPLIAMKSSYSLRILVDQFFDLAGIHPEITFEGDDVSTISGLVAAGLGVSLLPKLAGVEHPELRYIPVSFPICKRAVGVAWNTQRQLPPAAICFQQFLIRRFDNTEKPLPTN, translated from the coding sequence ATGGAACTTGCACAATTAAAATACTTTCAAGTTATGGCAAACATTCGCCACTTTACGCGCGCAGCACGGATGCTGGACGTGACACAGCCCGCACTCAGCCGCTCGATGGCAAAGCTCGAAAAAGATCTTGAGATCCCCCTCTTTAAGCGTCATGAGGGCGAGATCGAGCTGACGTCGGAGGGAGAACGGCTTCTTCGCCGCGTAGACCGCATTCTGCGCGAGGTAGACAGTGCCCGTGAAGAGGCGAGCAGTGCGCGCGCGGAGGTTTCCACCGAATTTAAGCTCTCGTTCATCCACTCGCTTGGCAGTTACGTTCTGCCTCATATCCTGCAGGACTTTCGCGCGAGCTTCCCCGATATCCGCGTACAGTTGAATCAGCAGGACTCATCCACACTGGCGCAGCAGGTTGCGGCAGGGGAAACAGATCTCGGTCTCTGCTCCACGATTCCAACGACGGAGTACAGCGCATGGGTCTACCTCTGGTCGGAGGAGCTCTTCGTCACCGTGCCGCTCGGGCATCCGTTTGCCGACCGCAAGCGGATCAATCTGCGCGAACTTGAAGATGAACCACTGATCGCGATGAAGAGCAGCTACAGTCTGCGCATCCTCGTCGATCAATTCTTCGATCTTGCGGGCATTCATCCCGAGATTACGTTCGAGGGGGATGATGTATCGACAATCTCAGGACTCGTCGCGGCGGGACTTGGCGTGAGCCTCCTGCCAAAACTCGCGGGGGTCGAGCATCCGGAGCTGCGCTACATCCCCGTCTCGTTCCCGATCTGCAAGCGTGCGGTCGGCGTTGCGTGGAACACGCAGCGGCAGCTCCCCCCTGCGGCGATCTGTTTTCAGCAATTCCTGATCCGCCGCTTCGACAATACGGAAAAACCTTTGCCCACAAATTAA
- a CDS encoding flagellar hook assembly protein FlgD: MASSNPLNTINVGGVVQKLSDYEAAQNQAKAKDKKNDALGKDAFLQLLVTQMKYQDPLDPQDNSEYLSQLAQFSALEQMTNVSKGLENVSKIVDNINSSVLIGQLSGMIGQPVQWNTVVKGEDGKPVKDSDGKVKTQSYEGKIIGVSITDGQPSVIADVNGKTHQVQVSEIVRVGRLKAGS, encoded by the coding sequence GTGGCAAGTTCAAATCCCCTGAATACAATCAACGTCGGCGGCGTTGTCCAGAAGCTGTCTGACTACGAGGCAGCGCAGAACCAGGCGAAAGCGAAGGATAAGAAGAATGACGCGCTCGGCAAGGACGCGTTTCTCCAACTGCTCGTCACACAGATGAAGTATCAGGATCCTCTCGATCCGCAGGACAACAGCGAATATCTCTCGCAGCTCGCGCAGTTTTCCGCACTCGAGCAGATGACGAACGTCTCCAAGGGTCTCGAAAATGTCTCGAAGATCGTCGACAACATCAACTCCTCCGTTCTCATTGGACAGTTGAGCGGTATGATCGGACAGCCTGTTCAGTGGAACACCGTGGTCAAGGGCGAAGACGGAAAGCCCGTGAAGGACAGTGACGGAAAGGTTAAGACACAGAGCTACGAAGGCAAGATCATCGGCGTCAGCATCACCGACGGTCAGCCGAGTGTCATTGCCGATGTGAACGGCAAGACACATCAGGTTCAGGTATCCGAGATTGTGCGCGTTGGTCGTCTCAAGGCAGGATCCTAA